One genomic window of Streptomyces sp. NBC_01498 includes the following:
- a CDS encoding DUF3000 domain-containing protein → MAAAQGQFSDHSSGVGGTGGTEGDSVPSPFRLAVEALRTARLRPEMEIDPTKPPQRLAPHAYALEAAVVQGDDDLADGRLVLLHDPDGHDAWQGTFRLVTLVRAELEPEMAADPLLPEVCWSWLTGALEARGLSYGEPSGTVTRAGSHYFGGLAERRPATQIEIRASWTPREGMGGVPDAATHLAAWCDLLCQLAGLPPAAPTGPTEPGAGVVSLPQRRGPGAR, encoded by the coding sequence ATGGCTGCGGCTCAGGGACAGTTCTCCGATCATTCCAGCGGCGTCGGCGGTACGGGGGGTACGGAGGGGGACTCCGTCCCGTCCCCGTTCCGGCTGGCCGTCGAAGCTCTGCGGACGGCGCGGCTGCGCCCGGAGATGGAGATCGACCCGACCAAGCCGCCCCAGCGGCTGGCGCCCCACGCGTACGCCCTGGAGGCGGCGGTCGTGCAGGGCGACGACGACCTGGCCGACGGCAGGCTCGTCCTGCTCCACGACCCGGACGGGCACGACGCCTGGCAGGGCACCTTCCGGCTGGTGACGCTCGTACGGGCGGAACTGGAGCCGGAGATGGCGGCGGACCCGCTGCTCCCGGAGGTCTGCTGGTCGTGGCTGACGGGCGCGCTGGAGGCGCGCGGGCTGTCGTACGGGGAGCCGAGCGGCACCGTCACGCGCGCGGGGTCGCACTACTTCGGCGGCCTCGCGGAGCGCCGCCCCGCGACCCAGATCGAGATCCGGGCGTCCTGGACACCGCGCGAGGGCATGGGCGGCGTCCCGGACGCGGCCACGCACCTGGCGGCGTGGTGCGATCTGCTGTGCCAGCTCGCGGGGCTGCCGCCGGCGGCGCCGACGGGTCCGACGGAGCCGGGCGCGGGCGTGGTGTCCCTCCCTCAGCGGCGGGGGCCGGGCGCCCGGTAG
- a CDS encoding FAD-dependent oxidoreductase translates to MAAERLVVIGGDAAGMSAASQARRFKGPEELEIVAFERGDYASYSACGIPYWVGGDVERLEDLVARTPEEHRERAIDLRMRTEVLEIDTGGRRVRARDLDAGTEAWTGFDKLVIATGARPVRPPLPGIDAPGVHGVQTLGDGRSLIESLTRTGGGGRAVVVGAGYIGVEMAEALLKRGYEVTVLHRDEQPMSTLDPDMGRLVHEAMDSLGITTVGGAAVSKILTGDDGRVRAVATDDAEYPADVVVLGIGVRPETALAEAAGLPLGPHGGLLTDLSMRVRGHDGIWAGGDCVEVLDLITGTTRHIALGTHANKHGQVIGANVAGGYGTFPGVVGTAVSKVCDREIARTGLREKDARAAGLQYVSATIESTGIAGYLPDAPLMTVKMLAERRTGRLLGVQIVGGEGAAKRVDVAAVALTAGMTVERMTALDLGYAPPFSPVWDPVLVAARKATAAVRGAGW, encoded by the coding sequence GTGGCAGCGGAGCGCTTGGTGGTCATCGGCGGTGACGCGGCGGGCATGTCCGCCGCGTCGCAGGCCCGCAGGTTCAAGGGGCCCGAGGAGCTGGAGATCGTCGCCTTCGAGCGCGGCGACTACGCCTCGTACTCCGCGTGCGGCATCCCCTACTGGGTCGGCGGCGACGTCGAGCGGCTGGAGGACCTCGTCGCCCGTACGCCCGAGGAGCACCGCGAGCGCGCGATCGACCTGCGGATGCGGACCGAGGTCCTGGAGATCGACACCGGGGGCCGGCGGGTCCGCGCCCGCGATCTGGACGCCGGGACCGAGGCGTGGACGGGCTTCGACAAGCTGGTGATCGCGACGGGCGCGCGCCCCGTCCGGCCGCCGCTGCCCGGCATCGACGCCCCCGGTGTGCACGGCGTGCAGACCCTCGGTGACGGCCGGTCGCTGATCGAGTCGCTCACCCGCACCGGCGGGGGCGGGCGCGCGGTCGTGGTGGGCGCGGGTTACATCGGCGTCGAGATGGCGGAGGCGCTGCTCAAGCGCGGGTACGAGGTGACCGTCCTGCACCGCGACGAGCAGCCGATGTCCACGCTGGACCCGGACATGGGCCGGCTGGTGCACGAGGCGATGGACTCCCTCGGGATCACGACGGTCGGCGGCGCCGCCGTGTCGAAGATCCTGACCGGTGACGACGGCCGGGTGCGGGCGGTCGCCACCGACGACGCGGAGTACCCGGCCGACGTGGTCGTCCTCGGCATCGGTGTCCGGCCGGAGACCGCGCTCGCCGAGGCCGCCGGTCTGCCGCTCGGCCCGCACGGCGGGCTGCTCACCGACCTGTCGATGCGGGTGCGCGGCCACGACGGCATCTGGGCGGGCGGCGACTGCGTGGAGGTGCTGGACCTGATCACCGGCACCACCCGGCACATCGCGCTCGGTACGCACGCCAACAAGCACGGCCAGGTGATCGGCGCCAACGTGGCGGGCGGCTACGGCACGTTCCCGGGTGTCGTCGGTACGGCCGTCAGCAAGGTGTGCGACCGGGAGATCGCCCGGACGGGGCTGCGGGAGAAGGACGCGCGGGCGGCGGGGCTCCAGTACGTGTCGGCGACCATCGAGTCGACGGGCATCGCCGGATATCTGCCGGACGCGCCGCTGATGACGGTGAAGATGCTCGCCGAGCGCCGTACGGGGCGGCTTCTCGGGGTGCAGATCGTCGGCGGCGAGGGCGCGGCGAAGCGGGTGGACGTCGCGGCGGTGGCCCTGACGGCCGGGATGACGGTGGAGCGGATGACGGCGCTGGACCTGGGGTACGCGCCGCCGTTCTCGCCGGTGTGGGACCCGGTCCTGGTGGCGGCGCGCAAGGCGACGGCGGCGGTCCGCGGGGCGGGCTGGTAG
- the hemE gene encoding uroporphyrinogen decarboxylase has protein sequence MSANDRPSGQPTKTAATAATLATRDSAFIKACRREPVPHTPVWFMRQAGRSLPEYRKLREGTAMLESCTRPDMVTEITLQPVRRHGVDAAIYFSDIVVPLKAIGVDLDIKPGVGPVVARPIRSRADLAQLRDLTPDDVPYVTEAMGMLTAELGSTPLIGFAGAPFTLASYLVEGGPSRNHENTKAMMYGDPGLWADLLDRLAEITGAFLRVQIEAGASAVQLFDSWVGALAPADYRRSAMPASAKVLDMIAGYGVPRIHFGVGTGELLGLMGEAGADVVGVDWRVPLDEAARRVGPGKALQGNLDPAVLFAPTSAVEEKTDEVLDAAKGLEGHVFNLGHGVLPSMDPDSLTRLVEYVHTRTTR, from the coding sequence GTGAGCGCCAACGACCGCCCCTCGGGCCAGCCGACGAAGACCGCAGCGACAGCGGCGACACTCGCCACCCGCGACTCCGCTTTCATCAAGGCGTGCAGGCGGGAGCCCGTACCGCACACGCCGGTGTGGTTCATGCGCCAGGCGGGACGGTCGCTGCCCGAGTACCGCAAGCTGCGCGAGGGCACGGCGATGCTGGAGTCGTGCACGCGGCCGGACATGGTCACCGAGATCACGCTCCAGCCGGTCCGCCGGCACGGTGTCGACGCCGCGATCTACTTCAGCGACATCGTCGTCCCCCTCAAGGCCATCGGCGTCGATCTCGACATCAAGCCGGGCGTCGGCCCCGTCGTCGCGCGGCCCATCCGCTCACGGGCCGACCTCGCGCAGCTCCGCGACCTGACGCCGGACGACGTCCCGTACGTCACCGAGGCGATGGGTATGCTCACCGCCGAGCTGGGGTCCACCCCGCTCATCGGCTTCGCGGGCGCCCCGTTCACGCTTGCCAGCTATCTCGTGGAGGGCGGGCCCTCCCGCAACCACGAGAACACCAAGGCCATGATGTACGGCGACCCCGGGCTGTGGGCCGATCTGCTCGACCGGCTCGCCGAGATCACCGGCGCGTTCCTCCGGGTGCAGATCGAGGCGGGCGCCAGCGCCGTGCAGCTCTTCGACTCCTGGGTGGGCGCGCTCGCCCCCGCCGACTACCGGCGCTCCGCGATGCCCGCCTCCGCCAAGGTCCTCGACATGATCGCCGGGTACGGCGTGCCGCGCATCCACTTCGGTGTCGGGACCGGCGAACTGCTGGGCCTCATGGGCGAGGCGGGCGCGGACGTCGTCGGCGTCGACTGGCGTGTCCCGCTGGACGAGGCGGCCCGCCGTGTCGGCCCCGGCAAGGCACTCCAGGGCAATCTCGACCCGGCGGTCCTCTTCGCGCCCACGTCGGCGGTCGAGGAGAAGACCGACGAAGTCCTCGACGCCGCCAAGGGGTTGGAGGGCCATGTGTTCAACCTCGGGCACGGGGTGCTGCCTTCGATGGACCCGGACTCGCTGACCCGCCTCGTGGAGTACGTCCACACCCGCACCACCCGCTGA